The Petrotoga mobilis SJ95 genomic sequence AACCAAGGGAGGAGAATTATGAATAAGATCAAAGTTTTGTTTTTGTGTTCGAGAAATTCTGCAAGAAGTCAGATGGCTCAGGCATTTTTGAAAAAATACGGAAATGATAAATTTGAGGCTTACAGTGCAGGTTTAGAAGCAAGTGAAATTCATCCTTTGACCATAAAAGTCATGGAAGAAAAAGGAATATCTATGTCCGAGCAATACTCAAAAAGTTTGGATATATACTTGAACGATAGATTTGGTTTTTTAATAACCGTCTGTTCAAAAGCAGAAAAAGAATGTCCTTTTTTTCCGGGCGTTAGTATAAGATTATATTGGCCCTTTGACGATCCAGCCGCTGCCAAAGGTTCTGAAGAAGAACAATTAGAAGTATTTCGAAAGGTAAGGGATCAAATAGAAAAAAAGGTAATTGATTTCGTGGAGAATACTGATAAATACTCTAATATAAAAGATAATTTTCGAGTGTAAAAACCTTTTTGCATATACTTTATTTTTCAAAGAATTAACCTTCAGCTAAAGTTTGTTTGCTATAATAAATTCATAAAAAAATTAATAAAGAAAAAACCTCTTTCTGTATAATGCCGATAATAAGGTTCGGCAGTTTCTACCAAACAGCCGTAAACTGTTTGACTACAGTAAGAGGGGTCTGAGATATTGTATATCAACATCCTACCTCTCTACTGTATGAGAGGTAGGATTTTTTATTTCAACATTTTAAAAAAGGAGAGATAACTTTGAGTAAGAAAGTCCTTTTGATATCTGGAAGTCAATCAGATGAGATTTTTGTAAAAACTGCCATTGACCTCTTTGAAGAATGGAAGATAAGTTACGACTATAAGGTGTTTAGTGCTCACAGAAATTTGAAAGAGCTAACAAAATTTATCGAAGAACTTCCAAGTAACGAATATTGTGTCATAATAGCTGTTGCCGGCCTTTCTGCTGCCTTACCTGGTGTAATCGCTTCATTAACTAATCTCCCCGTTGTTGGTGTCCCCAGAGATGTAGGTCCTTTAAATGGAATAGATGCATTACTTTCTATGGTACAGATGCCTAGTGGGGTTCCTGTTGCAACCATGGGCATTGGAAGTAGTGGTATGAAAAATGCAGCATACTTTGCAAAAAGGTTGACAGAAGGTGAAAAAGATGGAAGATAAGAAAAATTTTGAGCTTTTATACGAAGGGAAAGCCAAAAAAGTATACAAGTTCGATGAGAAGAAATTGTTGATAGAATTCAAAGATGATGTGACAGCATTCAACGGATTAAAAAAAGATCAAATCCTTAACAAAGGAAAAAT encodes the following:
- a CDS encoding 5-(carboxyamino)imidazole ribonucleotide mutase; amino-acid sequence: MSKKVLLISGSQSDEIFVKTAIDLFEEWKISYDYKVFSAHRNLKELTKFIEELPSNEYCVIIAVAGLSAALPGVIASLTNLPVVGVPRDVGPLNGIDALLSMVQMPSGVPVATMGIGSSGMKNAAYFAKRLTEGEKDGR
- a CDS encoding arsenate reductase ArsC, with the protein product MNKIKVLFLCSRNSARSQMAQAFLKKYGNDKFEAYSAGLEASEIHPLTIKVMEEKGISMSEQYSKSLDIYLNDRFGFLITVCSKAEKECPFFPGVSIRLYWPFDDPAAAKGSEEEQLEVFRKVRDQIEKKVIDFVENTDKYSNIKDNFRV